Proteins encoded in a region of the Polyodon spathula isolate WHYD16114869_AA chromosome 9, ASM1765450v1, whole genome shotgun sequence genome:
- the LOC121321101 gene encoding uncharacterized protein LOC121321101 has translation MNSMNLEIVALVVEFCGWVLVCCTLPIDYWKSSSLDGNIITTAVLWSNLWKSCFTDSTGVTNCKDLSSILGQESHLQACRGLMICCVTLGFFGAIFALFGMRCTRTGGTDTTKAKIACVAGGCYIVGGFCSLSAYSLYANRITAIYFDPTYADQKYELGSPLFIGWSGSVLCIVGGSMFCLINGKDSKPKRNIYSYTGGSSYMTPNRKTQRSMQEYRSQSKDPKTQRNMREYGSQSKDPKTQRNMREYGSQSKDFDRNAYVALQTALKMNQNACEIAALFLCIAGWVLTTSTLPIEAWQVSTVNGIVIVTGDFYSNLWKMCVHASTGISDCKNFESLLALPVQIQVCRAFLITSVMLCFLGVILALVGMKCTKIGGSDITKAKFAFTAGIHFIVSGLLSMSCFSLYANRITSEFYDPKFYQTKFELGTGLFIGWAGSVLCIAGGILYCIATSKVAFQKKRKGYINKGTPITNEIVMPTTQSKPKQFDRAAYI, from the exons ATGAATTCTATGAACCTCGAGATAGTTGCCTTAGTCGTCGAGTTTTGTGGCTGGGTCCTGGTATGCTGTACCTTGCCTATTGACTACTGGAAATCATCTTCACTCGATGGCAATATCATTACCACTGCTGTCCTCTGGTCTAACCTCTGGAAGAGCTGCTTCACAGATTCAACTGGAGTTACTAACTGCAAGGACTTGTCAAGCATACTGGGACAGGAGA GTCACCTCCAAGCTTGCAGAGGCCTCATGATTTGTTGTGTGACACTGGGGTTTTTTGGAGCCATATTTGCCTTGTTTGGGATGAGGTGTACAAGGACTGGGGGAACAGACACTACCAAAGCTAAGATTGCCTGTGTGGCAGGAGGCTGTTACATTGTTGGAG GTTTCTGCTCTTTGAGTGCATACTCACTATACGCAAACAGAATAACTGCAATATATTTTGACCCTACTTATGCAGACCAAAA ATATGAACTGGGAAGTCCTTTGTTCATTGGCTGGTCAGGCTCTGTACTCTGCATTGTAGGTGGATCaatgttctgtttaataaatGGCAAAGATTCTAAGCCAAAAAG GAATATTTACAGTTACACTGGAGGATCATCATATATGACCCCTAACCGTAAAACTCAGAGGTCCATGCAGGAGTATAGAAGCCAGTCAAAAGATCCTAAAACTCAGAGGAACATGAGGGAGTATGGAAGCCAATCAAAAGATCCTAAAACTCAGAGGAACATGAGGGAGTATGGAAGCCAATCAAAAGATTTTGATAGAAATGCTTACGTT GCATTGCAGACAGCCTTAAAAATGAATCAAAATGCTTGTGAGATCGCTGCCTTGTTCCTGTGCATTGCGGGCTGGGTCCTAACAACCTCTACCTTGCCTATTGAAGCCTGGCAAGTGTCAACAGTTAACGGCATTGTCATTGTGACGGGAGATTTTTATTCCAACCTCTGGAAGATGTGTGTCCACGCTTCAACTGGAATCTCTGACTGCAAAAACTTTGAGTCCCTGCTGGCACTGCCAG TTCAAATCCAAGTCTGCAGAGCATTCCTGATTACTAGTgtcatgctttgttttttgggAGTCATCCTTGCATTGGTTGGGATGAAGTGTACCAAGATTGGAGGATCAGATATAACCAAAGCTAAATTTGCTTTTACGGCGGGAATACATTTCATAGTTAGTG GTCTCTTGTCTATGAGTTGTTTCTCGTTGTATGCGAACCGAATTACATCAGAATTCTATGACCCAAAATTTTATCAAACAAA ATTTGAATTAGGAACTGGCTTGTTCATTGGCTGGGCGGGCTCAGTCCTTTGCATTGCAGGAGGTATTCTTTACTGTATCGCAACGTCAAAAGTGGCGTTCCAAAAGAAAAG GAAAGGTTACATTAACAAAGGAACACCCATTACAAATGAAATTGTAATGCCAACCACACAAAGTAAACCAAAACAGTTTGACAGAGCTGCCTACATTTAG
- the LOC121321330 gene encoding LOW QUALITY PROTEIN: claudin-10-like (The sequence of the model RefSeq protein was modified relative to this genomic sequence to represent the inferred CDS: substituted 1 base at 1 genomic stop codon), translated as MSGMQIVAFVGCLCGLGATLGATLSNEWKTTSRASAVITATWVFQGLWMSCAGNALGAXKMSNMGVEMLAFTLAVSGWILISSTIPTDYWKVSSIDGTVITTATFWSNLWKTCVTDSTGVSNCKDFPSMLALEGYIQVCRGLMIAAVCLGFFGSILALVGMKCTKIGGSDKTKARIACLAGIHFILGGLSSVTACSLYAHRITSEFFDPTYIAQKYELGAALFIGWAGSALCILGGIAFCFSMAGNGTNKRAGYTYNGAASFISSRTKVQNMAAADVRSARGNGNPPKHFDKNAYV; from the exons ATGTCAGGAATGCAAATTGTGGCTTTTGTAGGGTGTCTTTGTGGGCTTGGTGCTACCCTCGGTGCCACGCTATCTAATGAATGGAAAACAACGAGCAGGGCATCTGCTGTCATCACTGCCACATGGGTTTTCCAGGGTCTGTGGATGAGCTGCGCAGGGAATGCCTTGG GTGCCTAAAAAATGAGTAATATGGGTGTGGAGATGCTTGCCTTCACCCTGGCGGTTTCAGGCTGGATCCTAATATCCTCTACCATACCCACTGACTACTGGAAAGTGTCTTCAATCGATGGCACTGTCATTACCACTGCCACCTTCTGGTCCAACCTCTGGAAGACCTGCGTTACAGACTCGACTGGAGTGTCCAACTGCAAGGACTTCCCATCCATGCTGGCACTGGAGG GTTACATTCAAGTCTGCAGAGGCCTTATGATTGCTGCTGTCTGCCTGGGATTTTTTGGAAGCATACTCGCCTTGGTTGGGATGAAGTGTACCAAGATTGGAGGATCAGATAAGACCAAAGCTAGAATTGCTTGTCTGGCAggaatacatttcatacttggCG GTTTATCATCTGTGACAGCATGCTCACTGTATGCACACAGAATTACATCCGAGTTTTTTGACCCCACTTATATAGCACAAAA ATATGAATTGGGAGCTGCTTTGTTCATAGGGTGGGCAGGCTCAGCACTCTGCATCCTTGGGGGCATTGCTTTCTGTTTCTCCATGGCAGGAAATGGGACAAACAAAAG GGCAGGTTACACATACAATGGAGCAGCCTCATTTATCTCCTCTCGAACTAAAGTGCAGAACATGGCAGCAGCAGATGTGAGGTCTGCCAGAGGCAATGGAAATccaccaaaacattttgacaaaaatgcTTATGTTTAA